One Synergistaceae bacterium DNA window includes the following coding sequences:
- a CDS encoding TrkH family potassium uptake protein, whose translation MKIRNVAGILSVICLVISGAMLFPLVLALIDRSHDAWAFGFAFLAGGAVSLLLRWIYGFKPMTGISIGIREGVGVTGFSWVIASAVGALPYVFAGVCGYTDAFFETMSGFTTTGATIMTDIEALPRGILLWRSLTHWMGGMGIIVLSLAVVPFLGVRGMEMYKAEVPGITADKLTPRLHQTAVYLWTVYVSLTLAETVLLMFGGLSLFEAFCHSCSTIATGGFSTRNASAGAFGSYVQWVLIAFMFASGVNFSLYFMPRLILRDEEFRAYVGIAVVSALAMAAGLWVCGMGTGLEGTLRRAAFNVVSVMTTTGFVIEDYNLWPEFTRFMFIVLMFVGASGGSTGGGCKVSRFLVLGKKLKAETQHLLHPRALITARMNGVPVSRSTFDSAGAFFVLYMLMLVVGTVITAAFGIDVLTAFTGVITCLSNVGPGLNLLGPVENFAWLPGAVKWLFSFLMLAGRLELFAVFLLFLPGTYRK comes from the coding sequence ATGAAGATTAGGAACGTAGCGGGCATTCTCTCGGTCATCTGCCTCGTGATAAGCGGAGCAATGCTGTTTCCGCTGGTTCTGGCACTGATTGACCGCTCGCATGATGCGTGGGCGTTCGGATTCGCGTTCTTGGCCGGAGGTGCTGTATCCCTGCTCTTGAGGTGGATTTACGGCTTCAAGCCCATGACCGGCATCTCAATCGGAATCCGCGAGGGAGTGGGGGTTACGGGGTTCTCGTGGGTGATTGCGTCTGCTGTAGGTGCGCTGCCGTATGTCTTCGCGGGAGTGTGCGGGTACACAGATGCGTTCTTCGAGACAATGAGCGGCTTCACCACTACCGGCGCAACAATCATGACCGACATTGAGGCGTTGCCGCGAGGCATCCTGCTGTGGAGGTCTCTCACCCACTGGATGGGCGGCATGGGAATTATCGTGCTGAGCCTTGCTGTTGTGCCATTTCTCGGAGTTCGGGGAATGGAGATGTACAAGGCAGAAGTTCCCGGTATTACGGCAGACAAGCTCACACCGCGACTTCACCAGACCGCCGTCTACCTGTGGACGGTGTATGTATCTCTCACGCTAGCGGAAACTGTCCTGCTGATGTTCGGAGGACTGAGCCTGTTCGAGGCGTTCTGCCATTCTTGCTCGACCATAGCAACAGGAGGGTTCTCGACGCGCAATGCCTCTGCCGGAGCGTTCGGAAGCTATGTGCAGTGGGTGCTGATCGCGTTCATGTTCGCGTCCGGCGTAAACTTTTCGCTGTACTTCATGCCCCGTCTCATTCTCCGTGACGAGGAGTTCCGGGCTTATGTCGGCATCGCCGTCGTGTCCGCGCTCGCTATGGCTGCCGGGCTGTGGGTCTGCGGAATGGGCACAGGCCTCGAAGGTACACTGAGGCGTGCGGCATTTAACGTGGTGAGCGTGATGACAACTACGGGCTTCGTGATAGAGGACTACAACCTGTGGCCGGAGTTCACGCGGTTCATGTTCATCGTGCTGATGTTCGTCGGAGCGTCAGGAGGCTCGACGGGCGGCGGGTGCAAGGTCTCACGCTTCCTTGTGCTCGGCAAGAAGCTCAAAGCAGAGACACAGCATCTCCTTCACCCCCGTGCACTAATCACCGCAAGAATGAACGGCGTACCTGTTTCACGCAGCACCTTCGACAGCGCAGGGGCATTCTTCGTGCTGTATATGCTGATGCTTGTCGTCGGGACAGTAATCACTGCGGCGTTCGGCATCGATGTTCTCACGGCGTTCACTGGGGTAATCACGTGCCTGAGCAACGTCGGGCCGGGACTTAACCTGCTCGGGCCTGTGGAGAATTTCGCGTGGCTTCCGGGTGCGGTGAAGTGGCTGTTCTCGTTCCTGATGCTCGCCGGTAGGCTGGAGCTGTTCGCGGTGTTCCTGCTGTTCCTGCCTGGAACTTATCGGAAATAG
- a CDS encoding fused MFS/spermidine synthase → MYDNNSIRIAPRLQITSFFSGAATMILEMTGSRMVAPFFGTSLIVWTALIGIIMTSLCIGNWTGGTLADKRPEGKLLGRILLLAAVIIAATAFGSNYILTELHGLNLNLYTASIASAVAIFAPSSVLLGMVSPFVARLAMQDVNSSGAVVGRLSALNSAGSIFGTFMGGFVLISLFPSGVILMLLASVVALLSVLVYTGAWRKIIALIVMCAMAGLTWYADTFGLPFAPLGVQIDTAYNHLSVVQSTDTRNGRRVRVLVTNPDAAQSVMYIDNPSELFSEYTKFYDLAFSYKPDTKKVLMLGGGGYCVPRHLLATRPDVSIDVVELDPGVTQCARDYFSLKDSPNMRIFHEDARTFLNREEGTYDAVFMDTFTSWTSIPFQMTTVETARHIRNILKPDGVLIINTIASLYGPKSGVFHGIYKAFNTAFPVMSIFPVSAPDARYAMALQNIILIAHGEDIAAAVDSKYASLMRHQWLDPFVPDPSVPAFRDDFAPVERYALAQN, encoded by the coding sequence ATGTATGACAACAACTCTATACGCATAGCTCCCCGACTGCAGATAACATCATTCTTCAGCGGAGCGGCGACCATGATACTAGAGATGACGGGCTCGCGTATGGTAGCACCGTTTTTCGGGACGAGCCTTATCGTCTGGACAGCGTTAATCGGCATCATCATGACCAGCCTGTGCATCGGGAACTGGACGGGCGGGACGCTAGCCGACAAGAGGCCTGAGGGCAAACTCTTGGGACGCATCCTGCTCTTGGCCGCAGTCATAATAGCCGCAACAGCTTTCGGGAGCAATTACATCCTCACAGAACTTCACGGCCTCAACCTCAACCTTTACACAGCAAGCATAGCAAGCGCGGTCGCAATCTTCGCGCCGTCGTCAGTGCTTCTGGGAATGGTGTCGCCGTTCGTTGCCCGTCTGGCGATGCAGGACGTGAACTCTTCGGGTGCAGTGGTCGGGAGGCTTTCTGCGCTGAACTCTGCAGGCAGTATCTTCGGGACGTTCATGGGAGGGTTTGTGCTGATCTCGCTGTTCCCGTCGGGCGTGATACTGATGCTCCTCGCAAGCGTTGTGGCACTGCTCTCTGTGCTGGTCTACACGGGGGCATGGAGGAAGATTATCGCGTTGATAGTGATGTGCGCAATGGCAGGCTTGACGTGGTACGCAGATACGTTCGGGCTTCCGTTCGCGCCTCTGGGCGTGCAGATCGACACTGCGTATAATCACCTCTCCGTAGTGCAGAGCACAGACACACGCAACGGCCGCCGTGTTCGCGTTCTCGTAACAAACCCTGACGCGGCACAGTCCGTGATGTACATCGACAACCCTTCAGAGCTCTTCAGCGAATACACGAAGTTCTACGACCTCGCGTTCAGCTACAAGCCTGACACCAAGAAAGTACTCATGCTCGGAGGAGGAGGATACTGCGTACCGAGACACCTTCTCGCCACGAGGCCTGATGTCTCCATCGACGTTGTTGAGCTTGACCCGGGCGTAACACAGTGCGCGAGGGATTATTTCAGCCTCAAGGACAGCCCGAACATGCGGATATTCCACGAGGACGCGAGAACCTTCCTCAACCGTGAAGAGGGGACGTACGACGCTGTGTTTATGGACACGTTCACGAGCTGGACATCAATACCGTTCCAGATGACTACGGTAGAGACTGCCCGGCACATCCGCAACATCCTCAAGCCCGACGGGGTGTTAATCATCAACACGATAGCGAGCCTTTACGGGCCGAAGTCGGGAGTGTTTCACGGCATCTACAAGGCGTTCAACACTGCGTTTCCTGTGATGTCGATATTTCCTGTGAGTGCCCCTGATGCACGTTACGCTATGGCACTGCAGAACATAATCCTTATTGCGCACGGCGAGGACATAGCGGCCGCAGTGGACAGCAAATACGCTTCACTTATGCGTCATCAGTGGCTTGACCCGTTTGTCCCTGACCCCAGCGTACCGGCATTCAGAGATGATTTCGCGCCTGTGGAACGTTACGCACTTGCGCAGAACTAG
- a CDS encoding O-antigen ligase family protein, with translation MKKNVKNKTYALPVLPLVPAWILIPLWMVSLALPNLVYSGVLFADTLHILKWTVTGVPVALALIVAGLRLVRYGTERITLKLDNFAVIWLVILVYCAIQPLWVKLLSPTGYVLEMVCFACVWAFYVLSVSSFPEWGLKIALLLANINAAVNVMFAELQIRDMNNLRFLEGTIFSDIIRYSNIILPTPGNYIGNTAQQNMFGLWCAVAVLGAVWLSIHSNKNEGRKAFLPALCVALAAVALKFAVADGITVCYAAAGVCLVAAFILSGKTLQGVTLTLAAVNFWGLMNSTSRSATLALTGGIILMFLLTAWKFQRQDLVRFGAVMVVLCAVFWVSMYSERSGQIVGKTIDIIQNAENIGNRRGIWATSYAMFLEHPEGVGVGQYKWHYLEAQRYGFKLMPYDWYTWQYTHWAHNEFLQFFCEGGVAGGCLLVLMWMLWLVPAVIGLFKRKEISRDAVWALCLVSLITFCGLFTRPFHRIENMVWIALAFALSNREFLSQRFSIRGGLRKVVGLACVVSAVAGCVYIYSGIAGNYILRQALSTQNADLQMYYLERSAKHPITYEESMRNIGYHYMQRGEQTDDGEMLSNGFNLLWEHFNHEPHSEDISRLLQYAQKYQIEPVLRELASYFRPGTYHLRRIPQKDADGSVVNALLLVNGPGSDDD, from the coding sequence ATGAAGAAGAACGTGAAGAATAAGACTTACGCGCTGCCGGTTCTGCCTCTTGTGCCTGCGTGGATACTGATTCCGTTGTGGATGGTATCTCTGGCACTCCCTAACCTCGTGTATTCGGGAGTACTTTTCGCCGACACACTGCACATCCTGAAGTGGACGGTTACCGGCGTGCCTGTCGCGCTTGCGCTGATTGTGGCGGGGTTGAGGCTGGTGCGTTACGGAACTGAGCGCATAACGCTGAAGCTGGATAATTTTGCGGTGATATGGCTGGTGATTCTGGTCTACTGCGCGATACAGCCTTTGTGGGTGAAGCTCTTGTCGCCGACGGGCTACGTCCTCGAGATGGTGTGCTTTGCGTGCGTGTGGGCGTTCTACGTGTTGTCGGTGTCGTCGTTCCCGGAATGGGGGCTGAAAATCGCTCTGCTCCTCGCCAACATTAATGCCGCTGTGAACGTGATGTTTGCGGAGCTGCAGATTCGCGACATGAACAACCTACGCTTCCTCGAGGGCACGATCTTTTCCGACATAATCCGCTACAGCAACATAATTCTTCCGACGCCCGGCAACTACATCGGCAACACAGCCCAGCAGAACATGTTCGGCCTGTGGTGCGCGGTGGCAGTTCTCGGTGCGGTGTGGCTGTCCATACACAGCAACAAGAACGAAGGGCGCAAAGCCTTTCTCCCTGCACTGTGCGTCGCGCTCGCTGCGGTTGCGCTGAAGTTCGCTGTAGCTGACGGGATAACGGTATGCTACGCCGCCGCAGGAGTGTGCCTCGTCGCAGCATTCATTCTCTCGGGGAAAACCCTTCAGGGGGTAACCCTCACGCTTGCTGCCGTGAACTTCTGGGGACTGATGAACTCTACGAGCCGTTCTGCGACACTTGCGCTGACGGGCGGAATAATCTTGATGTTTCTGCTGACTGCGTGGAAGTTCCAGCGTCAGGACTTGGTGAGGTTCGGTGCAGTGATGGTTGTGCTGTGCGCGGTGTTCTGGGTATCGATGTACTCCGAACGTTCGGGGCAGATAGTCGGCAAGACGATAGACATAATCCAGAACGCCGAGAACATCGGCAACCGCCGGGGCATCTGGGCAACGAGCTACGCAATGTTCCTCGAGCACCCTGAAGGCGTAGGCGTGGGACAGTACAAGTGGCATTACCTCGAGGCACAGCGTTACGGCTTCAAGCTGATGCCCTATGACTGGTACACGTGGCAGTACACTCACTGGGCACATAATGAGTTCCTGCAGTTCTTCTGTGAAGGCGGAGTGGCAGGGGGATGCTTGCTCGTCTTGATGTGGATGCTGTGGCTGGTGCCCGCTGTAATCGGACTGTTCAAGCGTAAGGAGATCTCGCGCGATGCTGTGTGGGCGTTGTGCCTCGTGTCGCTGATAACTTTCTGCGGGCTGTTCACGCGTCCGTTCCACCGAATCGAAAACATGGTGTGGATTGCCTTAGCTTTCGCGCTCTCGAACCGCGAATTTCTCTCGCAGAGATTCTCCATCAGGGGCGGACTGCGCAAAGTTGTCGGGCTTGCGTGCGTTGTGTCGGCAGTCGCTGGCTGTGTCTACATTTACAGCGGAATAGCCGGGAACTACATCCTTCGTCAGGCACTCTCCACACAAAATGCTGACCTCCAGATGTACTACCTTGAGAGGTCGGCCAAGCACCCGATAACCTATGAAGAGAGTATGCGCAACATCGGCTATCACTACATGCAGAGAGGCGAGCAGACTGATGACGGAGAAATGCTGTCCAACGGCTTCAACCTTCTGTGGGAGCACTTTAACCACGAGCCTCACAGCGAGGACATCAGCCGTCTTCTGCAGTACGCGCAGAAATACCAGATCGAGCCGGTACTTCGTGAACTGGCTAGCTACTTCAGGCCCGGCACGTACCACCTGAGGCGTATTCCGCAAAAGGACGCTGACGGCTCAGTCGTGAACGCACTTCTTCTGGTGAACGGACCAGGCAGTGATGACGACTAA